The genomic segment atatcacattcaaTCCATTTTTATTGTCTGACACCAGTGTGGCTCAATTGGTGAATCTTTAAATAGCCCTCTTGTTTGAATGTGTCTTAGCATTCTTCAAGTCTTAGGCCTGAATTTCACATTCATATGCTCTGAGGTTTGAATGGAACAAAATGTGCATGGTAAGATTTCCCTTACATGTGAATGTCTCACCGCACGCTTTGCATTCATTTATTAAGTTATTTCAAACGCCAACACAGATATGATACATTACAACTATATACATCCACAATTACAGGatgattttggtaaaaaaacatATAGGCCTAATATGTTgttacagacaagaaaattaattacaataaaaacacacaatgaggacaaagaataaaatcaaaagtaaaagcTTTCAGCCTGTATTTTAAACCTTGaagcagaaatattaaaaattggcagACATTGATAAAAACTATTAAATAGCATTTGAATGTGATTTAAAAATGAATTGCTGGTAAATTGCACTCTACCACCAAGTTCATGAAATGTCCTTTTCTGTCTAGTTGATCGCCTTGGAATGTGTAAATTGAAAACTGGTTGGCAATCAAGAAGGGCATTAATTGatttgagtaaaaaaaaagGTCAAAGTAAATGTGCCTTGTAGACAGCATTGGAAAATTTAATATGAAACatatgaataatcatcaaaTCATACTTTTAAAAGGTAACACAAATGTTTAACAAAGTTGCACTGTACAGCTTCTAGCTTGTCTGAGAACACTTTGTCAATACTGTTCCAAACAACTGAGGCATACTCTAGTTTAGTTCTGACGAATGGTTTTAAACTATGAGCAAATTAtccattgacaaaattttgccaaaactttTTAGCATGCCAAGTAGTCTTAGAGCATCAGTGATAATGGAAACAACGTGAGTTGAAAAAGTTAACTTAGTGTCTATTGTCAACCCCAGATCACTGTAACTACCGGTATAATATGTCTCCAAATTGTGTGCATCTATATTGTAAACGCTGTCAATTGGAAATCTTTTCTACAGAAAGATGAAGTACTACATACTTGGTATAATTGAGGTACAGCTTCCCTTTCTCAGACCATGTGGACAAGTAATTGATATCCTCTCATAACATTGAATAGTCATTCACACTATGTATTATCTTAAAAACTTTAGATTGTCTGTAAAGCCTAATGAGCCACACTTAAAATTGccaaatatatcatttaaataCAGGATGAACTAGAAATCATTTGctagcaaaagcgaagttccagagaccagagcagcggaagaaaagagAATGTGTGATGGAGATTGAAAGagtgcttgggattttaatatgcaagcacgtacctatagtgagggctgatagcggtaacaacagaatacaactaaaagcaaggcagtccagggaattacagtacacagattacaaatgccgcTGGGCACTTCCGTGGCAGCATACTTGAACAGGTCCgtaatgcctacatgtacggtaaaaatgcagcagatacatacgggggcgacaacgcacggaaatgtatatcagacaagAGGAGACATCGGAGCTaggccgttgaacttgaaaaccgaggccacatgcattttcatttgattaaaagcaattaacgcttcatctgttaagagtttttaccactgactaaaacaattttcattgctatgtcgctgttttcacaagatactgaccgtttgatcttggaaagttgagttacttttacgtgcagccaacgcatgccgatgcagtgacagacagttcactatgctatgcctatagctctgcatggcagggctgtgtgttaccggcgttaaatggcctcccaccacagccctgcagactgatatagaaaaaatagcgccaatggcacttgatcacaactggcacattgtgaaactactctatctctgggtacacctgtacatgaaatactgaatgggtaggtgctgcgggtttggagtttgtcagtacatgtacacacacccacacaatcatatcatatacatacagaccAACTCAAAGACAGGCAATCTCAAACCTATAAGAAGAGTTTTCACTGGCACATATACTCTTGCCAATATAGGAGTTTGAATGGGTTAGCTGTACATACTGACATAGAGGAGAAGTTGTTGATTTTGCCTGcacttcaaatgttaaagaataGCCACCTGGTATTTGTAGCTGACAGCTGGGGAAAAAGTGACATGGGACAAGTATGGATTTTCactgtaaacaaattttattcaatatataaacactgaacagtattaaaaaatcaagcaggtagtattttgtaaaaaataccgtcaaggacagtgtgctcacattcagtttgaattggtctattcaagaaatatttaaaccgggaaaaacaagaatatcttcacaatattcataaaagtgtataaggttcacctaaggtacttgcacacaaattttcaaagcaatcaaaacagcggttctagagttattaattcttgaccattttcacattttgtaagctcatttgcataattttggcaatgcagacttcatttgaacaaaatcccatctatagcccaggatgcatccacacaccaaataccaagctcaAACGTGCagtggtttgcgtgtttttgatgttgacggacatactctgtacgtacgtacatacatacatacatacatacatacacacatacatactgtcTCGGGACCTCCAGTGTCCCATTGTTGTGTAATATATAACAAGTGTGCCATGAGCTTCGATGGATACACTAATATCAAACAGCCATAGCTGTAAACTGGCtcaaaatggtttgatccatgcAGAAGCTTGCATAGGGAGATCGAATGGAGATAGCACAGCAGGCACAGTATGTTTTCTGACTCAAGTACCTCGGAGTTTTCCAAGGGATATTGGAAGATTGGAGGAAAAGtgataggggcttatcaaagttggTCTGCGGTTCATTTGTGTGCTGTTGTAATAGTCCTTTGTTCTCTCACTGAACGGATTGATCACACCATACACGTTTTTTATCCaaatgcacacacaaaacaatgtcccgaagtagcgaattccagccattttcaaaccacactgtttgtcagtggggtaaacaatattcgccaaaattacatttccaggcttatagactatgttttacgaaatcacacgtccttatcacaaaataaaacgatctttgtctttaaatcaatgcgccagtaaacaggtccagcagctagttatgtcatcaagtctgtaatgttaagggtcataacaaatgtgagaaatctaaaacattaaatatgttgttttttatcaattttattaccaaaagcgcatgaaaatctctgatactttaaatcagccatcctgcatatttctaacattcatcaaaacctcatttctgttccacaactcattaaatagtccacaatgcaggattggtgtacattccaaaactacatatatgaaagacccctaaaatcaattacagggttcatacacttcaagtaaatcaaaattccaggactttccaggagtttttttgccattttccaggagtatttgtggttgaaaaatgccattttccagGAGTGTTTGCGTGATAAAGCTTGCAATATTAATAAGAATCATACACTAATTGTTTCTAATGTTTTCATTGTCCATAAAACTTCAGCCCATAAGACATCATTTTGCTGACAAATGCAGTCAATGACGAGTTGACAGGTTTTGACGGTGACGACATCTTGAATAACATCGCTGACGACTGAGACAGTTGCGAGTTGCGAGTGTGGTGTCAGGGAAGATAAACTCAGGGAAGGCTTAGAATTAGTCGATgactttacatttgatgaagatcgggcaaagaaatcattaaatttttatttacttgCTCCTGTTTTTTTCCTACCAGAGCTTGATGTTTTGCTCCTTTAGCTATAGCATGGCTTTTCATAGCCCCGCgtatgatgctgtgtgttccctgCATTATAAAGCCTCCCACTACAGCCCTGCTAAGGTCCATAGACATGCGGTCCCAATTTGGACCgcacacgaaaaactacttttctaactactttcggccaaaatcaactcgattccaatCTATGCTTACCcgaatcactcaaccgctcacagacggCAAAAAAGAACTGTTTGCATGACGTCCTAAACCATTAGTTTGCTGGTGATGCACGGTGAAGGACACAAAGGCCGGCAATATCTCGCATGAATGTAGCAAATGGCGAGCCACGGGAAGATGGAGCATCATACACAGTGCTAGGCTTTTCGATACATCGAaagtcttttcacaaagtttgcatCTTGCCCAGATTTATCTTGCGCCCGCTCAAGCCATCCTATGTACTCAGGCTGTTTCAACCAATGATCGCTGAATAAACACTTTGCAGAAGGCATTGCTGTGTCTGATGACCCGAACAAGCTTTAAATttcaacacggtccctccacaacctACTCATGCATACTTCGATGTCACTGTACGTGCGTGCAAAACCGTGGATAATGGAATACACAACATGGTCTCGCCCACGCTAGTACAAGGGTACCCCTTTACGACATTATAAGAAACACTACTAcgctttccaaattttgtctcgGGAGGGCTCCCCACCTGTCGCAAAACATCTTTTcgcatttttgcaattttgatgTTCGACAATTATACTGTTTGACGTTCGCCCTTACGATCAGGCCGTTCTCGACCGTGTGCAATCGTAACTAGCGATTTTCCAGGAGTTTTCCaggagtaaattttgattttccaggtgtttccaggactttccaggagtggtattaaattccaggactttccaggagcgtACGAACCCTGAATTAgttaaaaggggggggggttagaaatttccccaAAATATCTAACTGCTgatccgtttggctccatttttcggaatcggaaccttggaactggtctgaatatctgtgcagtctgttcagcggtttttgactttttgtcgtttatggaaaatggacactgttcgacaccggttgaagctaaccctatatcacaacttccagttgtgataatgacctatggccattatgttaaaaaatacagccaatggcgcttggacataatgaccgcctagtattatagGCATTTATCAGCAaccccactcactgtgaattagacagaccacgaagtcaatgagcaacatatagctgaaagactatttttcacatagcAATTTTAAGCCCATTATCATGAGAAAagaaacatgtatatgtatatggagaaaaaagcagaagacatatttgtaaattgtttgttaagtgacaatcatatgcatctcttgaaattttgtggttataagatataacagtagtgtaagaataatgaggttagaataagttagtaaagctaagttgacagtaattaagatcaCAAagttatacactaagctgaggaaatctgaatgaaataaatgttgaaaagtagcaaagttatggtcatcttttgtctaataccttgtgtaagttcatgaactttacataaatcttgctatagatttgttgctaacgggcaataactgtgtttcagatcatttgagagcaatccatccatgacaggtttaaattgtaatatacttctatttaaaggagagaaacttctcaaataattttttttccctgtaatttcctgtgagaacacatggacagatgctaaggactctatgctggtgctaccttgataactaacctacaacttgtaacggcattgtctaacctgtttaccccaatttcctgtagacaggtccacactcatcattgacaacaatgggtttgggccataccatggtagtgaaagagtaagactgtaacatgtgaggtcgtggatacttaatctctggaatgtcaaagtctgtatattgactcaaggatgtttgcttaacaaatgcctagggtcatctcaaaagtgagaatctaaactatgaaatatgttttttttttattgcttttgatgcccaaaagagcatagaaatcttttatacttcgaatcagccatcctgcatatttctaacattcatcaaaacctcatttctgttccacaactcataaaacagtccacaatgcaggattggtgtacaatccaaaactacatatatgaaagacctctaaaatcaattagttaaaaagcggggttagaaatttcccaaaactatataaccgccgctccgtttggctccatttttcggaatctgaaccttggaaccagtctgaatATTGGTACcgaatatcaacgcagtctgttcagcagtttttgactttttgtcgtttacggaaaatggacgacatctaacaccggttgaaactacccctatatcacaacttccagttgtgataaaaaccgctggtggctcctcagaaatacggcgggcagtttctctgccgaaaacagccaattttgaatccaaaacgtgcattgatcttcgttttcgagcacacccacctcgcctaggcacacgatgtgcccagccgcgcttgtaaacttacgcaaagcctacttgTCTTTCCCTATGTGAGAGAAGCGTTCATATCCGGCGCCAgtgttaatctcattcaacccatgagcactcgggcgaaaaccagcgtGAGTTTAAACCATATGGAAGGCATATGAcgtaacagtatagcgccacgtacggcgagtatttagagaaaaataaaactcaaaaagcaacaaaaaacacagtgaaagaaagctagaattattaaaaGCTGAAGGCAATATGATAGTTgtgaaatgcaaaataaaaaataaataaataaacaaacaagaaatgcccgtgaaACCCGTCCTAGCTGAGCGATGAcatcataagcgtgtcgcaatgcattctgggtaatgaaggtaaaatttgtgtatggcctgttctatggtagtaataccggaaatggagaaagaaagaaagaaagaaagaaagaaagtgagcaaaaactaacagttccagagctggtctctggaactaaataTATGGTTGGACACCTGAATGGATCAGTCTGTGCTGCCTAAGAACGTCCTTCCGTGTAAATGCTTtcccacactctttgcattcaaatggtcTGTGGCCTGAATGGATCAACCTGTGCTGCCTGAGAGTGCTTCTATCTTTGAACGTATTACCACATATTTCACATTCATAGGGTCTGAGGTTTGAATGGACTAAAATGTGCACCGTAAGACTGCCcttttgtgtgaatgttttaccacactctttacattcatatgGTTTGACACCTGAATGGATCAGTCTGTGCTGCCTAAGATCGCCCTTCCGTGTAAATGCTTttccacactctttgcattcaaatggtcTGAGCCCTGAATGGATCAACCTGTGCCCCCTGAGAGTGCTTCTatctttgaatgttttaccacatacTTCACATTCATACGGTCTGAGTTTTGAATGGACCACACTGTGCATGCTAAGACTGCTcttttgtgtgaatgttttaccacactccttgcattcatatggtcCAAGGTTTGAATGGACCACACTGTGCCTGTCAAGACTGCCCTTTTGTATGAATgtcttaccacactctttgcattcatatggtctgacACCTGTATGGATCAGTCTATGCCTCCTAAGATTGCTCTTAATTGTGAATGCTTTACCACACTCCTTGCATTCAAACCTGCCAACACGTACATGAGAGTGGCTGAATTGGTGTGTCAAAAGACTTCCCTTCCGTGTAAATGCTTttccacattctttgcattcatagGGTTCAAGGCCTAAATGGATCGACCTATGTTCCCTGAGAGTGCCTTTATCTTTGAATGCTTTACCACATACTTCACATTTATATGGTCTGAGGTTTGAATGGACCACACTGTGCCTACTAAGATAAGCCTTTTGTGTGAATgtcttaccacactctttgcatatATACCGTCTATGGCCTGAATGGATCAGTCTGTGCCTCATAAGATCGCCCTTAAGTGCAAATGTTTTgtcacactctttgcattcatatggtctgaggCCTAAATGGGTAAATCTGTGCCTCAAATAGGTGTTTCTGagtttgaatgttttaccacatacTTCACACAGATATGGTCTGAGGTTTGAATGGACAACACTGTGCCTTTCAAGACTGACCTTTTGTCTGAATGTCTTACCACACTCTCTGCATTCATAAGGTTTGACACCCAAATGGATCAGTCTGTGCCTAGTAAGATGGCTCTTtactgtgaatgttttaccacactccttGCATTCATACTTCCTGACACCTGTACCAGAGTGGCTAAATTGGTGTGTCATAAGACTGCTCTTTCGTGTGAAtgccttaccacactctttgcatttaaATGGTTTGACACCTAAATGGATCAATATGTGCTGCCTAAGAACACCCTTTCGTGTAAATGCTTgtccacactctttgcattcatacggTCTGAGGCCTGAATGGACCTTACTGTGTTTACTAAGCTGGGCCTTGTTTGTGAATGtcttaccacattctttgcattcatatggtccGAGGCCTGAATGGACCTTACTGTGTGTACTAAGCTGGGCCTTGTTTGTGAATgtcttaccacactctttgcattcatactgTCTGAGGCCTGAGTGGACCAGTCTGTGCTTCCTAAGACTGTCCTTTTGAGTGAATGTTTCACCACAATCCatgcattcatgtggtctgttATCTCTTTCAATATTGCGATTTAGTCCACATTTCCAAACTGATGTCGTCCCACTTTCTGAACAGAAATAAGACTTTTCTATTTGCAATGGGCAATCCTTCACAAGCCTTGTTTTCCAATCACCTCTTTCACACTCCTTGCTCTTATTACTGCGTACCTGTACCAGTGCATTCTGTgagttattttcatcattattcagATGACTCTCAGACAAACTGAAGGAATCTTTGTCCACTGTAGACTGGTTGTCAAAGTGATCATGCTGTGCAGTAAAGTCTTCTCTATCCTTTTCTGTGTAAAGGCTGCCACACTCCAAAGTGATATGACCATTTTGGACAAGACTCTGTATGATCATTGATGCTCCTGTTTGTAGAGAGAAGGGTATAGAAAAGTACATGAAAGGAATATTTCATACAAGGGTCACAGGAGTTTGCACAGCTATATTCTGTAAAATGTAAAGTTTTATTCATTATTCTACAAGCAATTAACAAAACTTCAAATGTTTATTAGAATGATGACTTTATCATATTgattaaggtagtgactcaggttcgttgacacatattttcaatcgaAAGTTTCACATAAAAAACGGGGTCTCACACCtaacatgtggtacattttctgttaggtctatatttgaagaaggtaaaaattttgtttacttgtcaaaacatgcattcgtatgtttgtttaacccttttcctgccaagtcggtgaaaatccgcttgaaattcggtgtagctagaatctgagcagccacggccgttatcctgccaaggcggtggaaatcgggctactttttggtaccccctttcctgcctagtcgacggaactacgtgtagcaaacccttgctcgcgctaggggtcgtttgaggacaggttttgggcgaggaacggcgtttgctctcgaaatgggttcacagagagtccaacgacagggaaaggtgcggaagctacccagccagtcccccaccccggtgggggactggttttttttggggggacgagtagcgtacttggcaggttagcacgttgacgtattctagcggagtttgggttaacttggctctgaggcactacatagattgcggccgaaattgaccgtctcggcaacgctaatctgtaaggcaaccgcctaagaccg from the Ptychodera flava strain L36383 chromosome 2, AS_Pfla_20210202, whole genome shotgun sequence genome contains:
- the LOC139122970 gene encoding zinc finger protein 493-like, with product MYTSFKGLSDRNRVIKMASLGIRNNNSTTVRDREQQTTTSNNAVSSDRYTRDILFSPKECSAICKAARQFDQLHELGKSFESLSSTLCLKNQDNTSAMSGASMIIQSLVQNGHITLECGSLYTEKDREDFTAQHDHFDNQSTVDKDSFSLSESHLNNDENNSQNALVQVRSNKSKECERGDWKTRLVKDCPLQIEKSYFCSESGTTSVWKCGLNRNIERDNRPHECMDCGETFTQKDSLRKHRLVHSGLRQYECKECGKTFTNKAQLSTHSKVHSGLGPYECKECGKTFTNKAQLSKHSKVHSGLRPYECKECGQAFTRKGVLRQHILIHLGVKPFKCKECGKAFTRKSSLMTHQFSHSGTGVRKYECKECGKTFTVKSHLTRHRLIHLGVKPYECRECGKTFRQKVSLERHSVVHSNLRPYLCEVCGKTFKLRNTYLRHRFTHLGLRPYECKECDKTFALKGDLMRHRLIHSGHRRYICKECGKTFTQKAYLSRHSVVHSNLRPYKCEVCGKAFKDKGTLREHRSIHLGLEPYECKECGKAFTRKGSLLTHQFSHSHVRVGRFECKECGKAFTIKSNLRRHRLIHTGVRPYECKECGKTFIQKGSLDRHSVVHSNLGPYECKECGKTFTQKSSLSMHSVVHSKLRPYECEVCGKTFKDRSTLRGHRLIHSGLRPFECKECGKAFTRKGDLRQHRLIHSGVKPYECKECGKTFTQKGSLTVHILVHSNLRPYECEICGNTFKDRSTLRQHRLIHSGHRPFECKECGKAFTRKDVLRQHRLIHSGVQPYI